One genomic window of Medicago truncatula cultivar Jemalong A17 chromosome 1, MtrunA17r5.0-ANR, whole genome shotgun sequence includes the following:
- the LOC11408542 gene encoding uncharacterized protein, with the protein MEKSKSFPEYSCSYTEFGYSERSNSYNFNGPSDKGSGFSASNDSELKRKKRIKSYNVLAVEGKLKSSVRNSFKWIKNKFSDVRYGV; encoded by the coding sequence ATGGAGAAAAGCAAGTCATTTCCTGAATACTCTTGTTCTTACACTGAATTTGGATACAGTGAAAGGTCTAACTCATATAATTTCAATGGACCAAGTGATAAGGGAAGTGGTTTTTCTGCATCAAATGATTCAGAGCttaagaggaagaagagaatcAAGTCTTATAATGTGTTGGCAGTGGAAGGAAAGCTTAAAAGTAGTGTAAGAAACAGCTTCAAGTGGATCAAGAACAAGTTCAGCGATGTTCGGTATGGCGTGTGA